TGTAAGTGCAGCCTTTGCGAACGGTATAAGGAGAGCGGCCCTCTCCGATGTACCTACACTTGCAATTGACGATGTCAACATATACAACAATACGTCTGTCCTCTTTGACGAACAGCTTGCATTAAGGCTTGGTCTTATCCCTCTGGCTGCGAACATGGACGAACTTGTACCCATGGAGGAGTGTAGCTGCGGCGGCACAGAATGTCCTGCGTGCAAGGTCTCCCTGACTCTCAGTGCCGAAGGGCCCAAAATAGTATACTCAGGCGACCTTATTTCCTCTGATGAAACGGTACAGCCTGCAGATTCGAATATTCCCATCATTGACCTGAGAGAAGGTCAGAAGGTAGTGCTTGAAGCAATAGCCCATGTGGGTTATGGCTACCAGCATGCTAAATGGCAGGCAGGTGTTGCCTGTGGATACAAGAACATGCCAGTCGTCACGTTCAACAACTGTGACATGTGTACTGCATGCATCAAGGAATGTCCGCAGAGCATCATCAAGATGGGGCCTGAAGGAGCTGAGATATCCGAAGAGGATATTTTCAAGTGTATACTCTGCAAACTCTGTGCTGAAAAGTGTGATATCGATGCGATCACAGTTTCCCAGGATGAGAATTCTTTCATTCTGACT
The window above is part of the Methanolobus zinderi genome. Proteins encoded here:
- a CDS encoding DNA-directed RNA polymerase subunit D codes for the protein MTMEIDVLEISERSAKFVLSNVSAAFANGIRRAALSDVPTLAIDDVNIYNNTSVLFDEQLALRLGLIPLAANMDELVPMEECSCGGTECPACKVSLTLSAEGPKIVYSGDLISSDETVQPADSNIPIIDLREGQKVVLEAIAHVGYGYQHAKWQAGVACGYKNMPVVTFNNCDMCTACIKECPQSIIKMGPEGAEISEEDIFKCILCKLCAEKCDIDAITVSQDENSFILTMESDGSYTIQELIINAGKNIKDKAARMGEILDSL